A DNA window from Gemella massiliensis contains the following coding sequences:
- a CDS encoding sugar phosphate nucleotidyltransferase, with protein sequence MRAIILAAGLGTRLRPMTDNTPKSLIKVKGKPLIEYQIEYLKETGIEDIVIVTGYLCEQFEYLTENYNVELVYNDKYAEYNNFYSLYLVKNLLADSYVIDADNYLFKNLFRTNIDRSTYFSVYREDCDNEWFLIYGDDYKVTDIIVDSRGGRILSGVSFWDKQTAEKIIKFIDKAYTDKKFMDLYWDNIVKDNIKELDVYVEELEDNTIYEIDSVKDYNRLEEILKRYK encoded by the coding sequence TTGAGAGCAATTATTTTGGCAGCAGGGCTTGGAACAAGATTAAGACCAATGACTGACAATACACCTAAATCACTTATTAAAGTAAAGGGGAAACCGCTAATAGAATATCAAATAGAATATTTAAAAGAGACAGGTATAGAAGATATAGTTATAGTAACAGGATATTTGTGTGAGCAGTTTGAATATTTAACAGAAAACTATAATGTTGAATTAGTATATAATGATAAGTATGCTGAGTATAATAATTTTTACTCATTGTATTTAGTGAAAAATCTATTAGCAGATAGTTATGTTATTGATGCAGATAATTATTTATTTAAAAATTTATTTAGAACAAATATAGATCGTTCTACATACTTTAGTGTTTATCGAGAAGATTGTGATAATGAGTGGTTTTTAATATATGGTGATGACTATAAAGTAACAGATATTATTGTTGACAGCAGGGGGGGAAGGATTTTAAGTGGTGTATCATTTTGGGATAAACAAACAGCAGAAAAAATAATTAAGTTTATTGATAAAGCATATACTGATAAGAAATTCATGGATTTGTACTGGGATAATATAGTTAAGGATAATATTAAAGAACTTGATGTTTATGTTGAAGAATTAGAAGATAATACGATTTATGAGATTGATAGCGTTAAGGATTATAATAGGTTAGAAGAAATTTTAAAAAGATATAAGTAA